One Pseudobutyrivibrio xylanivorans genomic window, AAGCATGCCCACTGCAATCACCATCTGTATTTTGCTGTTAACAGCCTGCTTTTCCTTCATCTGAGAAATTGACTCCTGAATGACATTAAGCTTTGCTTCAAGAGCATCGCATTTTTCCTCTATTGGAAGGTTCAGCTCCTCTATATTTTCACGAATAGTAGCCTTGAGTTTTCTTGCAAGAGAATTACCTGTTGAATCCTCAGGCTCCTGTTCCTTGGCATCAATCAGCTTCTCCAGTGATATAATGCTTTCCTTAATATGCGCGAGTTCTTCTTTTACATCACGTTCTGCAAAATCTGAAAGGTCAATAATGTTTCCATCCTTAATCATAATTACCCCCTGTCAAACATAACGCTGTGTTTACTATTCTCGGTTTATAATCTATAATTTTAGCACTTTGAGTATAATAATAGTATAATGATTTTGTGAATTTTATGGAAGGAGCATACGAAAAATGTTAGAAATTGGAATGAAAGGCACAGGCAAGACCCTTGTGACCTTAGATAACACTGCAAAGGCTTTCACCAGCGGAGCTTTAGATGTGTTCGCCACCCCTGCAATGATTGCACTTATGGAAGAGACCTGCTGGAAGATGATTCAACCTGAATTGGAAGAAGGCTTTGGCTCCGTAGGAACAAAAATCGACGTCAGCCACACTGCTCCAAGTACAGTCGGCAAGACAGTTACCTGTGAAGCAACACTAAAAGAAATCGATGGGCGTAAACTAACTTTTGAAGTGAGTTGCTCTGATGAAAATGGACCTGTCGGTCGTGGCGTGCACGAGCGTTTCATTATCGATAATGAGAAGTTCATGAATAAAGCATCGTCGAACTAAATGTACATAAAAAGACCCCAGTTCTTAAGTGAGTCGGTAGCCATCAAGCTCTTAGGCCTCTCAGTGAGACATGTAGTCGAACAGAGAGACCTAAGGCTTGTAGGCGTAACCGACGGCCTAAGATACTGGGGTTATTTTATTAGCTGAATAATCCAAAGAATTTCTTGACTTTAATTGAAACAGGTGCAGACTCCTGTGAGTACACACGGCTGTTTCCGCTACCCTGGTATGAAACTACCTTGTAGTAGTATGTCTTGTTGTTTGCAACAAGCACATCCCAGTAGCTGTTAAGACCGCTTACTGTAGCAATCTTTGTGTAGTTTCCATTCTTTGATGTGCTGCGATAGATTACATATCCATCAGCATTAGCATCCTTAGTCCAGCTCATGTAAACACCAAGAATTGTCTGGTTAAGCTTGTTAATAGTTGGCTTCTTGAGATCCTTTAATCCAACCTCTACAGCATCATCTAATACTGTCTCAGCAACAACCTCAGTATCCTCATTGTTGATACCGAAAACCTTTGTGCTGATTGTTG contains:
- a CDS encoding thioesterase family protein — encoded protein: MLEIGMKGTGKTLVTLDNTAKAFTSGALDVFATPAMIALMEETCWKMIQPELEEGFGSVGTKIDVSHTAPSTVGKTVTCEATLKEIDGRKLTFEVSCSDENGPVGRGVHERFIIDNEKFMNKASSN